The genome window TgaatttgggtttgttttttttttttctatttttgtgaaggatGCCATTGGTACTTTGAAAAGATTGTTTTAACTCTGTACATAGCTTTGGGTAGTGACATTTTCACCACATTAATTCTTCAAACCAACGAACTTacaatgtctttccatctttcggtgtcatttaatttctctgagcactATTGTGTAGTTCTCAATTTAGATATTTTCACCTCTTTTGTTATCCatgtggagaagaatgaaacGAAATCCATTCTTCTtgccatatactgaaatcaactcaacatgGGATAAATACTTAAGTGTAACACCttaaagtataaaactcttaaatgaaaaaaaaaaaaaagagaaatacttcaggatgtaggattgggcaaagacttatgcataagaccacaaaagcacaagaaagaaaattttaaaaatgggattatatcacactaaaaagcttgtgtacagaaaaggaaacaattaacagagtgaaaatacacCATAagtaataggagaaaatatttgcaaactatacattcaacaaagagttaatatccagaatatacaagaaaatcaaaaacttcactttaaaaaaacgaataatccaattaaaatatgtgtgaaggaattgaatagacatttatcaaaggaagaaaaatgagcaacaggtatgtgaaaaatatgctcaacataactaatcatcaaggaaatgcaatcgaaaccacactgagatatcatcttaccctgTCTAAGCTGGCTATTATTGAAgtgactgagaataacaaatgctggcaaggatgtggagaaaaaggatctCTTTTTCAATTGGTTGGACAGTAAATTactacagtcattatggaaaacattatggatgtttctcaaataactacagataaaacttccatataatccagcaatcccacttctaggtatatttacaaaaaagtgcaaaccatcatgttgaagagatacctgtacttccatgttcatcacagttctatttacaatatccaagatatggagccaacctaaatatccatcgatggatgactagataaggaaaatgtggtatacatacataacagaatactacttggccataaaaaagaatgaaattctgccactagTAGCAATAAGTATGAGCAGGGAGAAAATTACTTTTAGGAATTAAACATAATTggttaatgtttaaaaataagccaggcacagaaagggaaatactgcatgttctcattcacaagatggagctaagaaagaaagagagaccacaataaaatgttgaaattctagaaggagagaataaacctatCATTAACAGAGGTGGAAATGGGGAGagggttagggagtaactgggtaagggacacaaaaaataatttttacttgtaTTAATGAACATGCCAATAATATTGATTCCATCAtgatatattgtacacaaattctGAGTCAATTCTGTACCACGTAAATTTGTATGAAGAATTATGCTTCAATTCAAagataaactaaaaatattttttaataattatacatTTAGTTTTATGCAcacattggttttatttttttgaatataaatagacatttaaaaggaaaaatgaaattaaaactgtgTTAAGAAAAGAATAGGGTGTGCAGCATCCTGGGTTCCTGTCACTTCTCTACATATAAAGTATATATCAGCATCTCTGTTCTATAAAACATAATCACTTTTATGGATTAATCTTCCTGGATTCTAATCACAAAAACTGACTTTCTAAATGGTATTTAATGTGGGTGGCACTTCATAAGACAGATCACTTGGGAGGGGCAGGTAAACACAATGGCACCAAGAATCAAGGAAGCCAGATGCACACCTTTCTTTACCTAGCTATtcttgtggtctgaaaaggtcaCTTAACTATTCTTACTTCCATCTTTcttatagtaataataaaagctGTCCAAATGTTATTCCTACTGAGGTAAAGATGCAACCTTTTTGTCACCCCTTTGAGGAACTCTTTGATGTCCTTGTTCCTCAGACTATAGATCAGAGGGTTTAACATGGGGACAAAGATAAGATAGAAAACAGACAGCACCTTGTGCTTCATGGCGTGGCCAGAGCCAGGATGCATGTACACAGAGAGGGCTGTGCCATAGTACAGTATCACAGTGGacaggtgggaggcacaggtgttGAAGGCCTTGGCACTTCCTTTCACTGAGGATATTTTCAGGATGGAAGCTGCAATGAAACCATAGGATAAGAGGATAACAAGCAAAGAACCCAAACCCACAGAAATAGCTACCAGAAAAACAATCATTTGGCAGATGAAGGGATtggagcaagacaaagaaataaccTGAGGTATGTCACAGAAGAAATGTTGAATTATATTTGGCCCACAGTAGTAGGCATGAAAGCAAGAGACTGTTTCAATAAAGCTACAGAGAAAACCAGTCCCATAGGCCACAGCAATCATCTTCCAACAGCGGCCAGGGACCATGATGGCTGAGTACTGCAGAGGGCTGCCTATGGCAACATACCGGTCATAGGCCATGGTGGCCAAGAGGCAGCACTCAGCCAGACTCATCCAGGCAGCAACAAAATACTGAATGGCACAGGCCATGAAGGAAATTGTTTTCTCAGCTCGTAACAAGTCTGACAGCATCCTTGGGCTGATGGAAGAAGAGTAGCAGATGTCTATAAATGACAGGGAactgaggaaaaagtacatgggagTGTGCAGGATAGAGTTGATCTTGATGAGAATGATAAGACTTAGATTCCAGATGAGGGTCACAAGGTAGATTCCCAGGAAGACTGGAAAGAGGATGAGCTGCAGCTCTTTTTCATCTGAAAGTCCCAGGAGAATAAACATGTCCACAGAAGTGTGGTTTCTGTCCCCTTGCATAGATCTGCTTGATGCCATCTGCTGGGGAAATGGTGAGAGAAGGAAATGGTTttattctcaaaaaaataaaaagaaatacacttaatttttttacattcttgttGCTGGCAATATAAACAACTTTAAATCATCAAGGTTGAGTGAGTTTGTGCTATCCATGTATATTCACCACACATAACTACAaagttctttttaataaatattatcacTCTGTCTATATTGACTAAAGACAGTAAATCATCATTAGTATGATACCACCTAAAATatcctaattttttcttttctcatgccaGATTTTGCAAATATATGAGACTTTGGAGATAG of Cynocephalus volans isolate mCynVol1 chromosome 4, mCynVol1.pri, whole genome shotgun sequence contains these proteins:
- the LOC134376634 gene encoding olfactory receptor 5A1-like, which translates into the protein MASSRSMQGDRNHTSVDMFILLGLSDEKELQLILFPVFLGIYLVTLIWNLSLIILIKINSILHTPMYFFLSSLSFIDICYSSSISPRMLSDLLRAEKTISFMACAIQYFVAAWMSLAECCLLATMAYDRYVAIGSPLQYSAIMVPGRCWKMIAVAYGTGFLCSFIETVSCFHAYYCGPNIIQHFFCDIPQVISLSCSNPFICQMIVFLVAISVGLGSLLVILLSYGFIAASILKISSVKGSAKAFNTCASHLSTVILYYGTALSVYMHPGSGHAMKHKVLSVFYLIFVPMLNPLIYSLRNKDIKEFLKGVTKRSPLILKKKRHR